The sequence below is a genomic window from Phoenix dactylifera cultivar Barhee BC4 chromosome 8, palm_55x_up_171113_PBpolish2nd_filt_p, whole genome shotgun sequence.
GTCATTGGAAACTGAGTAACAATCTAAGCTTAACTTGCTATAATTGCAGGTCCTTTTTAAATTCGTATGTGCTCCCAATTGTTTGAACTTATATGCCATAGAAATGTCTCTTTTTGAACTTGTTCCCTTCTATACCTTGACCAAAGTTTCATAATTACCATTTTTGGTGTCTAAACATCATGCATTCCAAGTTTTTGTCGTTTCTTTCAACTTACAGAATCTTGTATCCATGAAAACTGGTGCTTGTTGTGTGATGCTTCCAGCAGATATAAGGAAGCTTTTATGGCTCTGATACTCATCATTTTTTGCAGGGCTGATGATGCTCGTCAACCTCTGAGCCGCATAGTGCCTATTCCTTCTAACCAACTCAACCTTTATCGTTTGGTGATCATTCTCCGGCTCATCATTTTGTGTTTCTTCTTCCAGTATCGTGTCACTCATTCGGTTCCAGATGCTTATCCATTGTGGCTAACATCCGTCATATGTGAGATTTGGTTTGCTTTGTCATGGCTTCTGGATCAATTCCCAAAATGGTATCCAATCAATCGTGAAACATACCTTGACAGACTTGCACTAAGGTCggttttattgttattattctTGTCCTTTAGAATATGGTGTGTTAAGCAAGTTAAATGTTACGGAAGCACCTTGTACTGATTCTTTCAATACATTTACCTCAGATATGATAGGGAGGGAGAACCTTCACAGTTATCTCCGATTGATATTTTTGTCAGTACAGTGGATCCCATGAAAGAACCACCTCTTATAACTGCCAATACAGTGTTGTCTATCCTTGCTGTGGACTACCCTGTTGACAAAGTTTCATGCTATGTTTCTGATGATGGTTCAGCAATGCTGACATTTGAAGCACTCTCAGAAACTGCAGAATTTGCTAGAAAATGGGTGCCCTTTTGCAAGAAGCACAATATTGAACCCAGGGCTCCTGAGTTTTATTTTGCCCAAAAGATAGATTACTTGAAGGACAAAATACAACCTTCATTTGTTAAAGAACGCCGAGCAATGAAGGTAAACTTGGAAACTATATTGTTAttgttggataaatatcctcgaAGAATCTGTTTTAAAAATGTGTTAAACCGTGAAGTGGTTCATTTCAGAGAGAGTATGAGGAGTTCAAAGTACGGATAAATGCTCTTGTTGCCAAAGCACAGAAAACCCCAGAGGAAGGTTGGACGATGCAGGATGGCACTCCTTGGCCTGGAAATAATCCAAGAGATCACCCTGGCATGATCCAGGTGCATCATCATTTTCATGACATTCCATTGCCATCATTTCACATTTCATTTGTCTGACcccttttttcttaaaaatgcaGGTCTTTTTAGGGCACAGTGGAGGGCTTGATACAGATGGAAATGAGCTACCTAGACTCGTCTATGTTTCCCGTGAGAAGAGACCAGGATTCCAGCATCACAAAAAGGCTGGTGCAATGAATGCTTTGGTTTGTATCCTCTGATCTATATTGGCTTATACAATCACATATGTTCTCATAGTTTATCTGCTAATAGTGGTCTCGTGTCTGTAATTTTTCTGGTGTTGGTCAGATTCGGGTATCTGCTGTTTTAACCAATGGTGCCTATCTTCTAAATGTGGATTGTGATCATTACTTCAACAACAGCAAAGCTCTTCGTGAAGCAATGTGTTTCATGATGGATCCTGCGCTGGGAAAGAAGACATGCTATGTGCAGTTTCCTCAAAGATTTGATGGCATTGACTTGCATGATCGATATGCCAATCGCAACATTGTGTTTTTCGATGTAAGAATTCACATACATGATATGTGCATCGGACCTGGTAGAATGAATTAACTTCTTACCAAACTTACATTTTTGCAGATCAACTTGAAAGGCTTAGATGGCATTCAGGGCCCTGTTTATGTGGGAACAGGTTGCTGTTTTAACAGGCAGGCCTTGTATGGTTATGATCCTGTACTGACTGAGGCTGATTTGGAACCAAACATAGTCTTTAAGAGTTGTTGTGGTTCAAGAAAGAAGGGAAAGACTGGGAACAAGAGTTACATTGATAAAAAACGGGCAGTTAAGAGGACTGAATCCACCATTCCTATCTTCAATATGGAAGACATGGAGGAGGGAGTAGAAGGTAAGGATTTGATGCATATAGTATTTCTAATTTAAATGTTTCAAAGGATCTGAAACAGATTTCCTCCAAGGATTTGATGCATATAGTATTTCTAATTTAAATGTTTCAAAGGATCTGAAACAGATTTCCTCCAAATGTCTGAGTTAAGTGTGCATGAATCATGATCTTACATTTGCCTATAGCTTCTTTTTTACATTAGATAATTACACACATGAAAGGTCTATCAAgatataatatttattgtttTAGGATATGGCTGAATCTTAGCCATTTTATGTAGATTGTTGGTGAAGTTTCTAAGCctaataccttttttttttgatgttttaatttttattaggaTTATCTTGATTCTTCTGACCTTTCTTCAAGCTTGAAGCAAAGTGTGATAATTCTGTGAGGTTATTCAATATGAACCTCGGCAATTAAAAAATGACTCTTGCAAATCCAACTGAACACTTCTTCCCAGTTCTGTGAAATTTTCTTAACCTCTCATACTTCACAACATCATGATCACCCACTTGTGCATGTCTTtgcttttcccttttctttattGATTCTCCTCCAACTGTGAGTGGAAACCCAGGGGGGTAGGGGTGGGCGGAGTGATGGGATGCGGGGCGGGGTTTAAAAATATGATCAGACTGTCTGTGCTCAAATTCTGGGAAAATTATGCATGTGCCCCTCTGGCAAATTGGGCAACACCCTGTTGCCATGTATTTTGGATTTTAGGTGAGAAAATAAGGATGGAAAGCATATGTTAGTGGGGGTTGAAGGACTTATTTGGCCAACTGATTGAttaggttgggggggggggatttAAAAATATGATCAGATTGTCTGTACTCAAATTCTGGGAAAATTATGCATGTGCCCCTCTGGCAAATTGGGCAACACCCTGTTGCCTTGTATTTTGGATTTTAGGTGAGAAAATAAGGATGGAAAGCATATGTTAGTGGGGGTTGAAGGACTTATTTGGCCTATTGATTGATTGTTGTACTATTAATCTCATTTTAGAGGAAAGCAAAGCATTGCAACTAGGTGGGTGATACTTGTGTTAAAGAAATTTGGATTGCATATTTTGGTGCTATGCAATAATTTCTGTCTAGGTGCTTGCATTGCATATTAGACTTTAGTGGAAGGGAGCGCAATAATGGTGCGGAATCTGGAGAAGATTGGCAGAAACTGTTTTCTGTGTTAAGAGTttggggtggggggtgggggggaggttgattttttttctgaacCCATTCTTTGTTTGTGCTAAAAAGCAAGTAGAGTATGGGAAGTTAATGGGATCTTCCTCCTAGAGAACAAGAAGTTTGATAGTGTttcattgttttttctttttcaaaatgaAAGGAACCAATGGAGGAGTGTGTACAGtaaaatgaaaagaaagcaaaaggTTATTAGGTTTCATTATGCTGATACTTGTTTCTATTAAGTAATTGATACCTTTCTGGAATCCTGATCCTCCCTTTCACCTTATTATGATCACAATTTTTGTGATCCTTACCATATTATGTGCCACTTCTGAATAATATGCTTAGAAAgtcttattttttggttttagtGTGCCAACCATCAAATTATCGATCAATATTTTGAAAACTAACCAATATTTTTACTGTAAATATTATGGTTGGATATTTCACTATCAAATATCTACCACCATCAATGTGATATTTGCAATTTTAGGTTATGAAGACGAGAGATCATTGCTTATGTCTCAGAAGAGCTTGGAGAAACGGTTTGGTCAGTCACCAATTTTCATTGCGTCCACCTTCATGGAGCAGGGGGGTATACCACCATCTACAAATCCAGCTTCTTTGCTAAAGGAAGCCATCCATGTTATTAGCTGTGGTTATGAGGATAAGACTGAATGGGGTAAAGAGGTTAGCTGCCATAACATCTGATCTTGTTTCTTTGTCAGGATTATGTTACTGGAAATGACAGCCTaagcttgcttttttttttcccagatTGGTTGGATATATGGTTCAGTTACTGAGGATATTCTTACTGGATTTAAGATGCATGCACGGGGATGGATCTCAATTTATTGCATGCCACCCCGCCCTGCATTCAAGGGTTCTGCCCCCATCAATCTTTCTGATCGTCTTAACCAGGTGCTTCGGTGGGCCTTGGGATCAATTGAGATCCTGCTTAGTAGACATTGCCCTATATGGTATGGTTATAATGGGAGGTTGAGGCTTCTGGAGAGGGTAGCATACATCAACACCATAGTTTATCCAATCACATCCATCCCACTGATTGCTTACTGTGTGCTTCCAGCTATCTGCCTTCTCACAGGAAAATTCATCATTCCGGAGGTCAGTCGCCCTTTGTTTAGCATCAACTTTTACCCTTTCATATTTATGCCCATGTCTTTGCATTATTTCTATGCATTATATTTGTTCTCTTATGTCTATGGCATTACGTGGCTTAATGACTGTTAGAACAAATAATCTAGTAATCAAAATGTGCCGTTTCATATGATCCAGTGCATCGCAATATTTGATCGATAAGGAAAAATATTGATCTAATTGCAATTTGCAGATCTATATTCCTTATATACAATCTGTCATTTACAGTTGTCTTACAATTTAGGAATTTTGTAGGGTGCTTCTTGATTATATGTGCTTATACCATGGCCGACAAAGTGGGTCCCTTTACCCACTAATTGGCTCTCTAGATCTCATAGCACACCCCTCTTGCCTATTGTCTTGGCTAGGATTTTGGTGAAAGTTCTTATGAGATCTTGGAAGGTTGGCATCAAGTTGTCACTCATATGGCCTTCTCAActtatatgacattaagttgTCACTCATATAGCCTTCTCAACTTATCTGTGATCCATAGCCAACCCTTCATTTTGTAGGGTAAGTTTTGGAAGACAATGACGATGGCGGTAATATCTTGGTAGTGCCTTTTCTGAACCTCAGCATATGCTATTATATCAAGGTTCTTTGAGCTGGCAAATAAGATGGGCTGCTTTTTCCTTGACTTAGAGGTTGCAGTCTTTGGAAGTATCATCTTTTGGCCTGTTCCATGATAGgatttatgaaatttggctggATGGAAGAAAATGCATCCTCCATGTCCGTTTGTTCATTTGTTTATATATCCATCTGTCCATGTTTATGCATGGATGGTTTGGTTGGTGTGGGGGTGAGGGGAGGGTGCCAATTCTCCTCGCTAGCCCCATGTTTTTCAGCCTTAGCTCTTACTGCTATGGTTATGCTGATAGTAGGAGAAAATATTTCACTTGGTAAGATACGAGTTGTAGGAAATATTGCTTGATTAATTAGATACTATTAATAAGGAGGGGAGATCAGTTGGTGCCCAATGACCTTCAGAATTACATAAAAgaattggaatgcaaaatcttGCAAGTAGTTGTCAACTTCTGGGTGACATTTGAGATGGGGATGCTGACGAATCTTTGAGCACTGGCTACTTAAAAGGAGAGTTGCTATTGCAAACTATTTTAAACTTGTCGAGGAAGTGTGCTGCGGGATAGTTCGTCTGAAAAGAATCTTCTTGATGAGGAGTCTAATCTATAGGTAAATCTGTTAGTACTCGAGATGCAGAGTTTGTCTTTGTCCTTCATGAGATTAAAGGTATTTAGTGTGGAGGacctgcatgtcaattaggaggCCATTACCTTGGCCAATACTGTTGCTCAAGGGTGTGCGTGCCTTTAGTAACATTTTCTCCTTCCTCATAGTTTTGGGGAGCTTTTCGCTGTTTCCTGTTAATTTTcttcataaaatacttattattAGAAGGAAGTTTGTCAAAATTTTAATGAATAAATATCGTTCTGCAATGATTTATGGACTTATTTTCTCGCTCTCtggtgtgatttgtatttttAATGTTTGACGAAATTGAGGAAATTCTCTGGGCTTCTGAATCGGATGACAGCATTGTCCTATGACTTGTTGCAGATATTTTCCTATGGCgtgcatatattttttaaacaGAAAAAGTtctaatcttcaagttgtgcaTCACCTCATACAGTGCatcttcttgtgttcctctTTTTTCCCGTTAGTGGGTCATTGTCTGTTTGACACTTTGCATCTACTACAAGTCAGCATATATGCCATAAAAAGTAACCGAGGACTCTAGACCTATAGATATGATGCAGAGATGGAATTGCCCCTCCTGAATTGTATCTTCATGTCATTTGCTATTCTTTTTAATGCTGACTTTGATATTCATCTTGTTCCTAGATTGACTACAATTTGATGCAGGAGTTATTGCAATTGGTTTTCATGTATTAAAAGAATGTACATTGATTGCTGATAGCCATGGgcaattccaaaaaaaaaaaaaaagaagtcacATGACATGCGTGGTTAAGTTGAATGTCTTGGCCTAAAGGATTTCTTTACTACAAACTTGCTAATGCACACAAAGGTGCAGTAATAATACAACCCACTGTAAAATTCAGTTTTGGGGTTGAGAAATGCAAATCAAAACTGTGGGATATTGTTTTAGGAGTGACTTGATACATGGACAAGAGACCTCCAAAATCATGTTATTGTTGCAATAGGCATTTCAGGCATATCGATTATATCAAATGTTTCATATTTGCGTTTTTATGTGATTGCAAAGTTGTCTCCTTACATAGCAATCTACATTTCTTTTATGTGCTTGTATCTTGCATAACTAGTTAAATGCGTGTCCGTTGAATTTATCCTTGACGTCATCCCAACATCTGGTGTAGCATATGTAAGTCAGGCCTCTAAACTTTTGATCCTGCTATGGATTATGCAGATAAGCAACTATGCAGGCATGTGGTTCATTCTGCTCTTCGTCTCAATCTTTGCAACTGGAATTTTGGAGCTTAGGTGGAGTGGTGTGGGAATTGAAGACTGGTGGAGGAATGAGCAGTTTTGGGTAATTGGTGGCACCTCAGCTCATCTATTCGCTGTCTTCCAAGGACTGCTGAAGGTGTTGGCCGGGATCGACACCAACTTCACTGTTACATCAAAGGCATCAGATGATGACGGGGACTTTGCTGAGCTGTATGTGTTTAAGTGGACAAGCCTCCTCATTCCTCCGACCACTGTGCTAGTTGTGAACTTGGTGGGGATGGTTGCAGGTGTTTCATACGCTATCAACAGTGGATACCAATCGTGGGGTCCACTATTTGGGAAACTATTCTTCTCCATATGGGTGATAGTTCACCTCTATCCCTTCCTCAAAGGTCTCTTGGGTCGGACAAATAGAACACCAACCATTGTCATTGTCTGGTCCATCCTCCTTGCTTCCATCTTCTCATTGCTGTGGGTGCGTATCGATCCTTTCACCTCTCCCACCCAGAAGGCTGCTACTATGGGACAGTGTGGTG
It includes:
- the LOC103708767 gene encoding probable cellulose synthase A catalytic subunit 1 [UDP-forming] produces the protein MAANAGMVAGSHKRNEFVMIRHEGEAGPKPLKNLNGQVCQICGDTVGPTVTGDVFVACNECAFPVCRPCYEYERKDGNQSCPQCKTRYKRHKGSPRVEGDDEEDDVDDLDNEFNYTQGTGKTMHQWQLQGQGEDVDLSSSSRHEPQHCIPRLTNGQQVSGEIPDATPDRHSIRSPSSGYVDPSQPVPVRIVDPSKDLNSYGLGSVDWKERVEGWKLKQEKNMMQMTNKYTDGKGDIEGTGSNGDDLQMADDARQPLSRIVPIPSNQLNLYRLVIILRLIILCFFFQYRVTHSVPDAYPLWLTSVICEIWFALSWLLDQFPKWYPINRETYLDRLALRYDREGEPSQLSPIDIFVSTVDPMKEPPLITANTVLSILAVDYPVDKVSCYVSDDGSAMLTFEALSETAEFARKWVPFCKKHNIEPRAPEFYFAQKIDYLKDKIQPSFVKERRAMKREYEEFKVRINALVAKAQKTPEEGWTMQDGTPWPGNNPRDHPGMIQVFLGHSGGLDTDGNELPRLVYVSREKRPGFQHHKKAGAMNALIRVSAVLTNGAYLLNVDCDHYFNNSKALREAMCFMMDPALGKKTCYVQFPQRFDGIDLHDRYANRNIVFFDINLKGLDGIQGPVYVGTGCCFNRQALYGYDPVLTEADLEPNIVFKSCCGSRKKGKTGNKSYIDKKRAVKRTESTIPIFNMEDMEEGVEGYEDERSLLMSQKSLEKRFGQSPIFIASTFMEQGGIPPSTNPASLLKEAIHVISCGYEDKTEWGKEIGWIYGSVTEDILTGFKMHARGWISIYCMPPRPAFKGSAPINLSDRLNQVLRWALGSIEILLSRHCPIWYGYNGRLRLLERVAYINTIVYPITSIPLIAYCVLPAICLLTGKFIIPEISNYAGMWFILLFVSIFATGILELRWSGVGIEDWWRNEQFWVIGGTSAHLFAVFQGLLKVLAGIDTNFTVTSKASDDDGDFAELYVFKWTSLLIPPTTVLVVNLVGMVAGVSYAINSGYQSWGPLFGKLFFSIWVIVHLYPFLKGLLGRTNRTPTIVIVWSILLASIFSLLWVRIDPFTSPTQKAATMGQCGVNC